The Thermomonospora amylolytica sequence GGTGCTGTACACCGACGGGCTGATCGACCGGCGGCCCAAGGCCGACGGGGACTACTACACCCGCGACGAGTCCCGCCGGATGGTCCGCGAGGCGGTCGCCGCCGCCGCGGACGGCGACGTCGAGGCGGTCGCCGAGGCGGCGTTCGAGGCGGTGCCCGGCGACATCGACGACGACGTGGCGATCGTGGTGATCCGCACCTCGCCGGAGGAGCTGGCGGTCGAGCAGCGCACCTTCGCCGCCGAGCCGATCATGGTGTCGGAGGCGCGCCGGATGGCCGCCCAGACGTTCGCCTCCTGGGGGATGGAACCCGAGCAGGCCGAGCTGGCCTGCCTGCTGGTCTCCGAGGTGGTCACCAACGTGGTGCTGCACGCGGCCGGCAGCCCGGCGCCGCGCCCGGAGCCGGCGCTGCTGTCCGGGGCGGGCCTGGAGGACGAGGAATCCCTGCTGGACGAGGAGCTGTGGGATCTCAGCATGGAGCTGGGCCGCCGGGAACCGCAGGTCAAGGAGTTCACGCTGCGGCTGCGGCGCGGCTCGGAGTCGATCTGGGTCGAGGTGTTCGACTCCGACCTGCGGCTGCCGCGGATCCGCAGCGCCGGGGAGACCGACGAGGGCGGCCGCGGCCTGTATCTGGTCGACCAGCTCGCCACCCGGTGGGGCGCCCGCCCCACCACCGACGGCAAGGCCGTCTGGTTCGAACTGCCCGTCTCCTAGCCGCGGCGTGGCCGCGCCTCCGGCGCGACGGCGAGCGGGCGCCTTCAGCGCCTTCTTGTGCAGGGCCTTGAGGAGATCCCAGGTGGGGCTCGGGGTGTCAGGGGTGGTGGGGTTCGGCGGCCAGGTGGGCCCAGGTGTCGGTGTACCAGAGTTCGCCGCCGATCACCCGGGGGCGGGCGCCGGTGCGGGGGCCGCCGTCCAGTTCGTCGATGAGGGCCTGGCGGATGCCCTCGGCGATGGCGGGGTCGGTCGCGTCGGCCAGCCACTGGTCCAGGGGGCGTTCCACGTTGATGCGGTCCAGGCGGCGGACGCGGGCGCCCGCCTCGGTCAGCAGGCGGGCGAGGTCGTCCAGGGCGGGCAGGCCCGGGTGGGCGGGGTCGCGGAGGCGTTCCAGGCGGTCGCGGGCGGGGGCGTCGTAGGAGGGGCGGACCACCTCGGCGACGACCACCCGGCCGCCGGGGCGGCAGACCCGGACCATCTCCCGCAGCGCGCGCGCCGGGTCGCCCAGCCGTCGCAGTGCGAACCGCGAGGTGACCAGGGTGAACGTTCCGTCCCGGTAGGGCAGTGCGGCGGCGTCGGCGCACACCGTGGAGGTGCCGTCGCCGCCCCGGTAACGGGCCGGGTCGAACACCACGGTCGGCATCCGGCCGCCCGGGGTCAGCTCGGCCGGGGGG is a genomic window containing:
- a CDS encoding class I SAM-dependent methyltransferase, with protein sequence MPTVVFDPARYRGGDGTSTVCADAAALPYRDGTFTLVTSRFALRRLGDPARALREMVRVCRPGGRVVVAEVVRPSYDAPARDRLERLRDPAHPGLPALDDLARLLTEAGARVRRLDRINVERPLDQWLADATDPAIAEGIRQALIDELDGGPRTGARPRVIGGELWYTDTWAHLAAEPHHP